In Labrus bergylta chromosome 1, fLabBer1.1, whole genome shotgun sequence, one genomic interval encodes:
- the LOC136179299 gene encoding voltage-dependent T-type calcium channel subunit alpha-1G-like, translated as MTSEEEEGPNVATSTATSPSAATVSRVTATTAKGDSNDAITPSSPCRPFPYHLPCPEEKEEKEEEIEEEEEIIPRERLEKEEDEYEEAVECDGNDGDEDASSDTSVLVVPYPELVPVVFFCLKQTTCPRSLCIRMVSSPYPFNTGE; from the coding sequence ATGacgagcgaggaggaggagggcccAAACGTTGCAACATCAACAGCAACCTCACCGTCAGCAGCGACAGTCTCAAGAGTAACAGCAACCACAGCCAAGGGCGATAGCAATGATGCCatcactccctcctccccctgcagACCCTTCCCGTACCACCTCCCATGTccagaggaaaaggaggagaaagaggaggaaatagaagaagaggaggagataatTCCGCGAGAGAGGCttgagaaggaggaggatgagtaTGAGGAGGCGGTGGAGTGTGATGGGAACGATGGAGACGAAGATGCCAGCAGTGACACCAGTGTGTTAGTTGTGCCCTACCCTGAGCTGGTTCCTGTGGTTTTCTTCTGCCTCAAACAGACCACCTGTCCTCGCAGTTTGTGCATCCGCATGGTCTCCAGTCCATATCCTTTTAATACTGGGGAATGA